Proteins encoded together in one Antennarius striatus isolate MH-2024 chromosome 13, ASM4005453v1, whole genome shotgun sequence window:
- the LOC137606332 gene encoding apoptosis-inducing factor 3-like, with translation MSWTKPSCHEFPGTGSEDASEELTEMVCLESDLQDGQMMEVEVGNHSVLLTHSEGKYNAIGHQCTHYGAPLSKGVITGNTVRCPWHGACFNIQTGDLEEYPGIDSLPCHKVKIQNSKVYVSINKKTFRQEKRLKRMGARVPEVNHTVLLLGGGATSLICAEILRQENFGGRIIMATRDKLLPHDKTRLSKVMNVESDSILLREMEFFHQYSIEVWLRKAAQSVDTDKRTVTFDDGSVQAYDQLLISTGCRAKPLDLPGMELDNVKMLETPEDARKIHAACLGSNVVLVGTSFVGMEIASYLIGKASSITIIGSSELPYQNTLGPEIGRATMMMLSQKNVRFYMNNKVTEIRGVGGKVKEVVLKSSEVIPTDVLIVGIGVKPNSEFLQSSKILMDSKNFVVVDKYMHTNVPGVFCGGDVATFPLAMAKNQLVNIGHWQMAQAHGRIAALNMLGKPTELNSVPFYWTVLLGKTIRYTGYGEGYTDIVIKGKLEDRKFLALYIKDDEVTAAASLNFDPAVSAVAQRLVAGRAITKEEAESDDLSWLQLSSSQHSFTHLLNTPSV, from the exons ATGTCTTGGACCAAACCAT CTTGTCATGAGTTTCCAGGTACAGGCTCAGAGGACGCGTCAGAAGAGCTGACAGAAATGGTGTGTTTGGAGTCAGACCTGCAGgatggaca GATGATGGAGGTGGAAGTTGGAAATCACAGTGTGCTCTTGACACACAGTGAGGGGAAATACAATGCCATTGGTCACCAGTGTACACACTACGGCGCTCCACTCAGTAAAG GGGTTATTACGGGCAACACAGTGCGGTGTCCATGGCATGGCGCCTGTTTCAACATCCAAACGGGGGATCTGGAGGAATACCCCGGCATAGACAGTTTACCCTGTCACAAG GTCAAAATTCAGAACAGCAAAGTATATGTGTCCATAAACAAAAAG ACTTTCAGGCAGGAGAAACGGCTAAAAAGAATGGGAGCAAGAGTACCTGAAGTTAATCACACTGTTCTCCTGTTGGGAGGAG GAGCTACGTCACTGATCTGTGCTGAGATCCTGCGACAGGAAAACTTTGGTGGCAGAATCATCATGGCCACCAGAGACAAACTTTTGCCTCATGATAAAACCCGTCTCAGCAAG GTAATGAATGTAGAGAGCGACAGCATTCTGCTGAGGGAGATGGAGTTTTTCCATCAGTACAGCATTGAGGTGTGGCTCAGGAAAGCG GCTCAGTCAGTGGACACAGACAAGAGGACAGTTACATTTGATGATGGTTCAGTCCAGGCCTATGATCAGCTTCTCATCTCAACAGGCTGCAG AGCAAAGCCCTTGGATCTTCCTGGAATGGAGTTGGACAACGTTAAGATGTTGGAGACACCAGAGGATGCCCGGAAAATTCATGCAGCCTGTCTGGGCAGCAACGTGGTCCTCGTTGGAACCTCATTTGTTG GCATGGAAATTGCATCTTATTTGATAGGAAAAGCCTCCAGTATCACAATAATTGGTAGCAGTGAGCTGCCGTATCAGAACACACTGGGTCCTGAAATTGGCAGAGCAACAATGATG ATGCTGTCACAGAAAAATGTGAGATTCTACATGAACAACAAGGTGACAGAGATCAGAGGTGTAGGCGGCAAG GTGAAGGAGGTTGTGCTTAAGAGCTCAGAAGTCATCCCAACAGATGTTTTAATTGTTGGTATTG GCGTCAAACCTAATTCAGAGTTCCTGCAAAGCAGCAAAATACTGATGGACTCAAAAAACTTTGTAGTAGTTGACAAG TACATGCACACCAATGTTCCTGGTGTGTTCTGTGGAGGCGATGTGGCCACTTTCCCCCTCGCGATGGCCAAAAACCAGCTGGTCAACATTGGGCACTGGCAGATGGCACAAGCACACG GAAGGATAGCAGCTCTAAATATGCTGGGTAAACCAACTGAATTGAACTCAGTTCCTTTCTACTGGACCGTCCTACTGGGTAAAACCATCCGatacacag GCTATGGGGAGGGATACACCGACATTGTAATAAAAGGAAAGCTTGAGGACAGGAAATTCCTGGCATTATACATCAA GGATGATGAAGTCACAGCAGCAGCCAGCCTAAATTTTGACCCAGCAGTTTCTGCAGTAGCTCAGAGGCTTGTAGCAGGGAGAGCCATCACCAAAGAAGAGGCCGA ATCAGACGACTTGAGCTGGCTGCAGCTGTCTTCGTCTCAACATTCTTTCACTCATCTACTCAACACACCATCAGTATGA
- the LOC137606606 gene encoding trafficking regulator of GLUT4 1-like isoform X1, translating to MAINTDAAFEKSTLGEREVSNPTDFHDTEKLLRTAVTEPTGQSNIKPSDSFSLTIRGSVRSLDADQNGHRSPLKSASIGQLATPPKSSSRLSLGPVPPGSTPPIYLWIAVFACFCPALPFNICALWYAHVSRSVLHTGDIEGARKYGRLSMVLSGLAILLGVAVIILIIYTAGMKESQTINTLFFLTTIL from the exons ATGGCTATCAACACTGATGCTGCCTTTGAGAAAAGCACCCTCGGCGAGAGGGAAGTTTCCAATCCAACGGACTTCCACGACACGGAGAAGCTGCTGAGGACCGCTGTCACCGAGCCCACCGGCCAGAGCAACATCAAACCGTCCGACTCCTTCTCTCTCACCATCAGAGGAAGCGTGAGGTCCCTGGACGCGGATCAGAATGGACACAGATCACCGCTTAAATCGGCCTCCATCGGGCAGTTGGCGACACCACCCAAGTCCTCGTCCCGGCTGAGCCTGGGCCCGGTGCCACCCGGGTCCACACCCCCGATTTACCTCTGGATAGCTGTATTCGCGTGTTTTTGCCCCGCCTTGCCATTCAACATATGTGCGTTGTGGTACGCACATGTG TCGAGGTCTGTTCTCCATACAGGAGATATTGAAGGAGCAAGAAAGTATGGGCGTCTGTCCATGGTGCTCAGTGGTCTGGCAATACTGCTGGGTGTGGctgtcatcatcctcatcatatATACAGCTGGTATGAAAGAAAGTCAAACAATAAACACACTCTTTTTTCTCACTACAATATTGTGA
- the liat1 gene encoding protein LIAT1, whose translation METRQRTKRKYGVVFLSGPRVRGLFHIDTAEHDDVMPEEKNREPLHPIGSSDKKSTKKKKRRKKRLTDSTTPPENTEKPQVASMPPETQPKSLLPPVSSAQPRVQLPKPRPASLKDGECLTRSGRRSKKHSKDSLPPPTATSKSMVAETPFQGYVKNLTPQARESLRWEGVLEDPQAEEKRLELYRTSRRQRYISQREALLKQSQCVS comes from the exons atggagacgcgTCAGCGGACTAAAAGGAAGTATGGCGTGGTC TTTCTCTCAGGACCACGTGTTCGCGGCTTGTTCCACATCGACACGGCGGAACACGACGACGTCATGCCGGAGGAAAAGAACCGTGAGCCGCTCCATCCGATCGGAAGCTCTGACAAGAAGagcacgaagaagaagaaaaggagaaagaagagacTCACCGATTCTACCACTCCTCCAGaaaacacag AAAAACCTCAGGTTGCATCCATGCCCCCTGAGACGCAGCCGAAGTCCCTGCTGCCTCCTGTGAGTTCAGCTCAGCCACGAGTCCAGCTGCCCAAGCCCAGACCTGCCAGTTTGAAAGATGGAGAATGTCTCACCCGTAGCGGCAGGAGGAGCAAAAAACACTCCAAAGATTCATTGCCCCCGCCTACAGCCACAAGCAAATCTATGGTTGCTGAAACTCCATTTCAGGGCTACGTGAAAAACCTCACTCCCCAAGCCAGGGAGAGCCTGAGATGGGAGGGTGTGCTAGAGGACCCTCAAGCCGAGGAGAAGAGGCTGGAGCTGTATCGGACCAGCAGAAGGCAGCGGTACATCTCACAGAGAGAGGCTCTGTTAAAGCAAAGCCAATGTGTATCGTGA
- the LOC137606606 gene encoding trafficking regulator of GLUT4 1-like isoform X2, whose product MAINTDAAFEKSTLGEREVSNPTDFHDTEKLLRTAVTEPTGQSNIKPSDSFSLTIRGSVRSLDADQNGHRSPLKSASIGQLATPPKSSSRLSLGPVPPGSTPPIYLWIAVFACFCPALPFNICALWYAHVSRSVLHTGDIEGARKYGRLSMVLSGLAILLGVAVIILIIYTAEFQK is encoded by the exons ATGGCTATCAACACTGATGCTGCCTTTGAGAAAAGCACCCTCGGCGAGAGGGAAGTTTCCAATCCAACGGACTTCCACGACACGGAGAAGCTGCTGAGGACCGCTGTCACCGAGCCCACCGGCCAGAGCAACATCAAACCGTCCGACTCCTTCTCTCTCACCATCAGAGGAAGCGTGAGGTCCCTGGACGCGGATCAGAATGGACACAGATCACCGCTTAAATCGGCCTCCATCGGGCAGTTGGCGACACCACCCAAGTCCTCGTCCCGGCTGAGCCTGGGCCCGGTGCCACCCGGGTCCACACCCCCGATTTACCTCTGGATAGCTGTATTCGCGTGTTTTTGCCCCGCCTTGCCATTCAACATATGTGCGTTGTGGTACGCACATGTG TCGAGGTCTGTTCTCCATACAGGAGATATTGAAGGAGCAAGAAAGTATGGGCGTCTGTCCATGGTGCTCAGTGGTCTGGCAATACTGCTGGGTGTGGctgtcatcatcctcatcatatATACAGCTG AGTTCCAGAAGTGA